A window of the Gammaproteobacteria bacterium genome harbors these coding sequences:
- a CDS encoding TIGR03617 family F420-dependent LLM class oxidoreductase encodes MKVETGIPMDNWHETGPAAAAAEAWGFDGVLSFEIANDPFIPLAFAAVATERIQLGTSIAVCFPRSPMIIATSAWDLHLQSKGRFTLGLGTQVKGHNVRRFSVPWSPPQPRLREYVQSLRAIWRCWETGEKLDFQGEHYTFTLMTPDFSPPKSGLGPIPISIAAVGPALLRLAGEVCDGVRLHVFATRKYVEEMALPEIRSGLKKARRNRSNFEIWGGGFIVTGKDEAALVQEREAVRYRIAFYGSTRSYHPILALHGWEDLGLKLHEMSKKGQWKQMAAQVPDEVLEEFAVIATYDNLVSKLTERFGGQTDSMTLPMPEGIPETEARELIQDIRNIDSPFRSFAKTW; translated from the coding sequence ATGAAAGTAGAAACAGGCATACCCATGGACAACTGGCACGAAACCGGGCCAGCTGCCGCGGCGGCTGAAGCCTGGGGCTTCGATGGTGTATTGAGTTTTGAGATTGCGAACGACCCGTTTATTCCACTCGCATTCGCCGCGGTCGCAACGGAAAGAATTCAGCTTGGCACGTCTATCGCTGTGTGCTTTCCAAGAAGTCCGATGATCATAGCGACCAGTGCGTGGGATCTTCACTTGCAGTCCAAGGGACGTTTTACCTTGGGTCTTGGCACGCAGGTCAAGGGCCATAACGTGAGGCGATTCAGCGTGCCATGGTCGCCTCCACAGCCCCGACTACGCGAATATGTGCAATCCCTCCGAGCCATATGGCGCTGCTGGGAGACTGGCGAAAAACTTGATTTCCAGGGAGAGCACTATACGTTCACCCTGATGACTCCGGATTTTTCTCCACCAAAATCGGGTCTGGGGCCAATCCCGATCAGCATCGCGGCGGTAGGCCCGGCACTGCTGCGGCTTGCCGGAGAAGTCTGTGACGGTGTGCGGCTGCACGTTTTCGCGACACGGAAATACGTCGAAGAAATGGCGCTTCCAGAGATCCGGTCTGGACTTAAAAAGGCCAGGCGTAATCGTTCCAATTTCGAAATCTGGGGTGGCGGCTTCATTGTTACTGGCAAAGATGAAGCTGCATTGGTCCAAGAGCGGGAAGCCGTTCGCTACCGGATCGCGTTTTACGGTTCTACCCGCAGCTACCATCCAATACTGGCACTACACGGTTGGGAAGACCTCGGCCTTAAACTCCACGAGATGTCAAAGAAAGGGCAATGGAAACAGATGGCGGCCCAGGTTCCCGACGAGGTGCTCGAGGAATTTGCAGTCATTGCCACTTACGACAACCTGGTGTCAAAACTTACTGAACGCTTTGGTGGACAGACCGACAGTATGACCTTGCCGATGCCAGAGGGAATCCCGGAAACCGAGGCCCGGGAACTGATCCAGGATATCAGGAACATCGACAGCCCGTTCAGATCGTTCGCAAAGACGTGGTAA
- the nudC gene encoding NAD(+) diphosphatase, which produces MSKRWSSATAVDLILFHRHRRTALQTMEKIVIDSSKFPVHGLDREGPRVAYTSSLLDRADRNREDGRWLESHRHHPDTRYLPFWDLRVAMWRNPDPELYWCTVSDFTDWLAIDDTGVFLGIDDDGVACFATPIDEAAQRTLEAQNVGFVDARSAAAQLEDGRAAIVAQARSLLNWHSQNPFCTRCGSSTRAQMAGSQRACTDSDCGVVIFPRIDPVVIMLVVSADGEHCLLGRNPGYPGQLVSALAGYMEPGESIEEAVRRELLEEAGVSVGAVRYFTSQPWPFPATLMIGCFAMAENLELDVNLQELEWAQWFSKKEVVELFTGQDQEFSAPRSIAIAHHLIKHWLNHS; this is translated from the coding sequence ATGTCGAAGCGCTGGTCAAGCGCTACGGCAGTTGATCTGATCCTTTTTCACCGGCATCGTAGAACAGCACTCCAGACTATGGAGAAGATCGTAATAGACAGTTCAAAGTTCCCGGTTCACGGACTGGATCGTGAAGGCCCCAGGGTAGCCTACACCAGCAGCCTGCTGGACCGGGCTGATCGTAACCGTGAAGATGGCCGCTGGCTTGAATCACATCGGCACCATCCCGACACACGCTACCTGCCATTTTGGGACCTGCGGGTTGCCATGTGGCGCAACCCGGACCCCGAACTTTACTGGTGTACAGTCAGTGACTTCACTGACTGGCTGGCCATCGATGACACTGGTGTTTTCCTGGGTATAGACGACGATGGTGTCGCCTGCTTTGCGACCCCCATCGATGAAGCCGCGCAGCGCACACTGGAAGCACAGAACGTCGGCTTCGTCGATGCGCGCTCAGCTGCCGCACAACTTGAAGATGGACGAGCAGCCATCGTGGCCCAGGCCCGCTCACTTCTGAACTGGCATAGTCAAAATCCGTTCTGTACCCGGTGCGGCTCAAGTACACGCGCGCAAATGGCCGGCTCACAACGCGCGTGCACGGACAGTGACTGTGGCGTCGTAATTTTCCCCCGCATCGACCCGGTGGTTATTATGCTCGTTGTCTCCGCTGATGGTGAACACTGCCTGCTGGGTCGAAATCCCGGTTATCCCGGCCAGCTTGTGTCAGCGCTTGCGGGATATATGGAACCCGGGGAGAGCATTGAAGAAGCAGTCAGACGTGAACTCCTCGAGGAAGCTGGCGTGAGCGTGGGAGCTGTACGTTATTTCACCAGCCAGCCCTGGCCTTTCCCGGCAACCTTGATGATCGGCTGTTTTGCAATGGCAGAAAACCTCGAGCTGGATGTCAACCTGCAAGAACTGGAATGGGCACAGTGGTTCAGCAAAAAAGAGGTGGTGGAACTGTTTACGGGCCAGGATCAGGAATTCTCAGCACCGCGTTCGATTGCGATCGCACATCACCTGATTAAGCACTGGCTGAACCACAGTTAG